Genomic segment of Planctomycetaceae bacterium:
CACAGTTGCCAGCTATCCGCCGGTCAGGTCGTGTTGATTGAGGCGTTTGATCTGCCGGATCCTGCTCTGGTCTGCAGTCTGGTGGATGGCGCCTATCAGCGCGGCGCGCTGCCGCTGGTGTCCTGGAAAAGCAATGCTGTCCTGCGCAGCCTGTACCTTGGCGCCACCGAGGAAGCCATGACGCTGGCCGGCGAACTGGAATCGGCGGCGATGGAGCGGGCTGACG
This window contains:
- a CDS encoding aminopeptidase, translated to MKDPRISRLAETLLDHSCQLSAGQVVLIEAFDLPDPALVCSLVDGAYQRGALPLVSWKSNAVLRSLYLGATEEAMTLAGELESAAMERADAYIGIRGTANSTEFADVPAERMDLFSKHWWQPVHIHIRVPET